The Candidatus Rokuibacteriota bacterium sequence CTCGCTCACGGTCCGGCGTCGAACCGATCCGTTTTCGCGGAGGTCGCCATGACAGTTTCGCGGCCGCTTGCCCTGCTGCTCTCCCTGGTATCCGTCCTCACATTGCTCGGCACGATGGCCCCAGCCAGGGCGCAGGCGCCTCGGGCCTCGCCGACCTCCCAGCCGTCGCAGACTCCCCAGGCGTCGCAGACTCCAAAATACGGCGGGGTGCTCGTCACCCACCCGCTGTCCGCGACGCCGAGCCTCTCCCCCCACGAAGAGTCCACCGTTGCCACGACGCAGCAGGCCAGCCCCTGCTTCAACAACCTCGTCTACTACGATCCAGCCAAGAAGCAGGAGAGCGTCGACACGCTGATTCCCGAGCTGGCGGAGAAGTGGTCGTGGCAGGACGGCCACCGGAACCTGGTCTTCTTCCTCCGCCGGGACGTCAGGTGGCATGACGGCAAGCCATTTACGTCGCAGGACGTGAAGTACACCTTCGACATGGTGCGCGGGGCGCCCGACGCCAAGGCCAAGCTCAAAGTCAACCCGCGCAAGCTCTGGTTCGAGAACATCGACGCGATCGAGGCGCCGGACTCGTACACGGTGGTCTTCCGGCTCAAGCGTCCGCAGCCGTCGCTCCTCCCCATGCTGGCTTCGGGCTACTCGCCCGTCTACCCGGCGCACGTGCCGCTCGCCGAGTTCAAGAACCGCTGCGTCGGCACCGGGCCGTTCAAGCTCAAGGAGAACAAGCCCGGCGAGTACATCGAGTACGTGAAGAACCCCGACTACTTCGTCAAGGGCCGGCCGTACCTCGACGGGATCAAGTTCGTGGTCATCCGGGACCGCTCGACCCAGATTGCGGCGGTCCAGTCGGGCCAGCTCGACCTGGCGGGCACCGGCTGGAACCGGACGAATGCCGAGGACGCCAAGAAGGGCGCGCCGAAGCTGGTCGTGGTCGAGATGGACAACAACGTCAACGACAATGTCCTCATCAACTTCAAGAAGCCGCCATTCAACGACCGACGGGTGCGGCAGGCGATCAATCTGGCGCTCGACCGCAAGGGGTACCTGGTGGGGCCGCGGCAGGGCGCGGCCACGTTCGGCGGAGCTTTGCTGCCGCGGCCGGCCGGCGTTTGGGGGCTGCCCGCCGTCGAGGTCGCCCGGCTCGCCGGGATGGGTGATCCGGCCAAGCAAAAGGCCGAGGCCAGGAAGCTCCTCGCCGAGGCCGGCTTCGGCCCTGGCAATCCGCTCAAGTTCACGCTGTCCACCCGCGCGCTCGCGCTGTACGTGGACACCGCGAGCTGGATGGTCGACCAACTCCAGCAGATCGGGGTCGAGACCACCCTCGAGCAGATCGAGACCGGGGTCTGGCACCCGAAGATGACCCGGCTCGAGTACCAGGTCGCGCTGAACCTCACCGGCATCGGCATCGACGACCCCGACGCCCAGCTCTTCGAGAACTACCGGTGCGGATCGCAGCGGAACTTCTCCGGCTACTGCTCGGAGGAGATCGACCGGCTCATGGTCGAGCAGTCGCAGACCCTCGATCCGAAGAAGCGGCTCGCGCTGGTTAACGAGATCGATCGAAAGCTCCAGGCGGACGGGGCGCGGCCGATCCTCGGCTGGGCCAAGCAACACTATGTGCTGTGGCCGCACGTCAAGGGCTGGGTCGTGCACGAGAACTCCATCTACAACGTGAGCCGGCGCCAGGACGTCTGGCTGGACAAGTAAAGCAGACGGGGCCGGGCGCCCTCGCCTCCGACCCCGAAGCGCCATGCGTGTCTACGTCTTCAAGCGTCTCGTCATCGCGGGCGTCACCCTCCTGGGGATGTCCATCCTCATCTTCGTCCTCATGCGTCTGGCGCCCGGCAATATCACCGACATCGTTTTCGAGTCGGCCGGCTACGTTGACGAGGCGGACCGCAAGCGCCTGGAGGCGGAGCTGGGAATCGACAAGCCCGTCGCCGTGCAGTACGCGCACTGGCTCGGCGAATTCGTCCGCGGTGATCTCGGCAAGTCGTATCGCTACGACCTTCCCGCGTGGGAGGTGATCAAGCCGCGACTGCCCGTCACGCTGGAGCTGGCGGTGCTGGCCCTCGGCTTCTCGGTGCTTCTCGGCGTGCCGGCGGGCGTGATCAGCGCCACGCGGCGGGGTCGTCCCCTCGACTACGCGCTGCGCGTCCTGTCCCTCGCCGGCCTGTCCATGCCGTCCTTCTGGCTCGGGATGATCGTGATCCTGGTGCTCGTCCGTTCGCTCGGCTTGATCCCGTCGATGACCTACGTCTCGCCATTCGAGAACCTGGGCGCCAATCTGTTCCAGTTTCTCCTGCCGGGGCTGGCGGTGGGCTACCGCAGCTCCGCCCTCATCATGCGCATCACGCGCTCGGCCATGCTCGAGGTGCTGCGGGAGGACTATATCCGGACGGCGTGGGCCAAGGGCCAGCGGGAGACCCAGGTGGTATGGCGGCACGCATTCAAGAACGCCTCGCTGCCCGTCATCACGCTCATCGGCATCGAGTTCGCGTTCCTCATCGGGGGCCTGATCGTCACCGAGACCGTCTTCAACCTGCCCGGCGTGGCGCGCTACCTGGTCGACGCCATCCAGGTCCGCGACTACCCGATCGTCCAGAACCTGGTCATGCTGATCGCGGTGGTGGTGGTGCTGGCCAACCTCGCCGTCGATCTTCTTTACACGTGGCTCGACCCGCGGATCAAGTACGGAAGGGCCTGATGGCAATCCGCGCGCTGGACGTCGCGGTGCCGGCCGCCCTCCCGGAGGAGCGCGGATGGGGTGGCGCCCTCTGGCTGTTCGTGCGAAAGAATCCCCTCGGCGCTGCCGGCGGGCTCTTGATGCTGCTCCTGATCCTCGCCGCCGCCCTCGCCGGGATTCTCGCCACCCACAACCCGATCCGCACCTCGATGCGCGTGCTGGTGGCGCCCGGCGCCGAGTTCTGGCTGGGGACGGACAACCTCGGCCGCGATCTTTGGAGCCGGGTCGTGTACGGCGCCCGCATCTCGCTCCTCGTGGGCGTCTCCTCCACGCTCATGGGAGCGGTGACGGGGGGGCTGATCGGGCTCGTATCGGGCTACGTCGGAGGCAAGACGGACCTGATCGCCCAGCGGCTGATGGACATCATGCAGGCGCTTCCGATCCTGGTCCTGGCCCTGGTCATGGCGGCGGCCCTCGGCCCCTCGCTCATCAATACCATCATCGCCATCTCGGTGGTGATCGCGCCGCGCGCTGCCCGCGTCGTTCGCGCCAGCGTGCTTGCCATCCGCGAATTTGCCTTCATCGAGGCGGCCCGCGCCTTGGGCGTCAGCCATTCGCGGGTCGCCTTCCTTCACATCCTGCCGAACACCTTCGGGCCCTTCGTCGTGCTGGTCACCGCCCAGGTCGGCGGCGCCATCCTGGCCGAGGCGGCGCTCTCGTTCCTCGGACTCGGCATTCCGGAGCCCTACCCGTCCTGGGGGCGGATGCTGTCGATTGCCGCCGCCGAGTACGCTCAGAAGGCGCCGTGGCTCGTGATCTACCCCGGACTCGCCATCAGCGTGGCCGTCTTCGGCACGAACCTGCTGGGCGACGCGCTCCGCGACACGCTGGACCCGCGGCTCCGCGGCTCCTGACGCGCGCCGCGCCCCCGCGTTCTTGACACCCCCCACCCCTTCCGATAGAGTGTGGCGGGTTTGTACCTAAAAGCACAATGTCACGACTCGTCTGGCTGATCCCGCTCTTCCCGCTCGCGGGCGCGCTGGCCAACGCGCTCTTCGGCCGCCTCACCGGACGCTTCGCGCACTGGATCGCCGTCCCCGCGCTGGGCCTGTCCTTTCTCGCCTCGTGCTTCGTCTTCGCGCGCGTGCTCCACGGCGAGACGTACGTGGGCCAGCTCTTTCCATGGATCAGCGCGGGCGGCTTCAAGACGGCGGTCGCGGTGCAGGTGGACCAGCTCTCGGCCGTCATGCTGCTCGTCGTCACCGGCGTGGGCTTCCTGATCCACCTCTACTCCGCCGGCTACATGCACGGGGATGCCGGCTTCGCCCGCTTCTTTACCTACCTCAACCTCTTCGTCTTCTCCATGGTCATGCTGGTGCTGGCGGGCGACTTCCTCCTCCTCTACGTGTTCTGGGAGGCGGTCGGGCTCTGCTCGTACCTCCTGATCGGGTTCTGGTACCAGAAGCAGTCGGCCTCGGACGCGGGCAAGAAGGCTTTCATCGTCAACCGCGTCGGCGACTTCGGCTTCGGCCTCGGCATCATGCTCATCTGGACTACGTTCGGCACGCTCACGTACGGCGAGGTCTTTGCCAAGGCCACCGACGCCGTCGGCGGCGGCACGTACCTCGCGATCGCCTTGCTGCTCTTCATGGGCGCGTGCGGCAAGTCGGCGCAGCTGCCGCTGTTCACCTGGCTGCCCGACGCGATGGAGGG is a genomic window containing:
- a CDS encoding ABC transporter substrate-binding protein, with the protein product MTVSRPLALLLSLVSVLTLLGTMAPARAQAPRASPTSQPSQTPQASQTPKYGGVLVTHPLSATPSLSPHEESTVATTQQASPCFNNLVYYDPAKKQESVDTLIPELAEKWSWQDGHRNLVFFLRRDVRWHDGKPFTSQDVKYTFDMVRGAPDAKAKLKVNPRKLWFENIDAIEAPDSYTVVFRLKRPQPSLLPMLASGYSPVYPAHVPLAEFKNRCVGTGPFKLKENKPGEYIEYVKNPDYFVKGRPYLDGIKFVVIRDRSTQIAAVQSGQLDLAGTGWNRTNAEDAKKGAPKLVVVEMDNNVNDNVLINFKKPPFNDRRVRQAINLALDRKGYLVGPRQGAATFGGALLPRPAGVWGLPAVEVARLAGMGDPAKQKAEARKLLAEAGFGPGNPLKFTLSTRALALYVDTASWMVDQLQQIGVETTLEQIETGVWHPKMTRLEYQVALNLTGIGIDDPDAQLFENYRCGSQRNFSGYCSEEIDRLMVEQSQTLDPKKRLALVNEIDRKLQADGARPILGWAKQHYVLWPHVKGWVVHENSIYNVSRRQDVWLDK
- a CDS encoding ABC transporter permease, with the translated sequence MRVYVFKRLVIAGVTLLGMSILIFVLMRLAPGNITDIVFESAGYVDEADRKRLEAELGIDKPVAVQYAHWLGEFVRGDLGKSYRYDLPAWEVIKPRLPVTLELAVLALGFSVLLGVPAGVISATRRGRPLDYALRVLSLAGLSMPSFWLGMIVILVLVRSLGLIPSMTYVSPFENLGANLFQFLLPGLAVGYRSSALIMRITRSAMLEVLREDYIRTAWAKGQRETQVVWRHAFKNASLPVITLIGIEFAFLIGGLIVTETVFNLPGVARYLVDAIQVRDYPIVQNLVMLIAVVVVLANLAVDLLYTWLDPRIKYGRA
- a CDS encoding ABC transporter permease, translated to MAIRALDVAVPAALPEERGWGGALWLFVRKNPLGAAGGLLMLLLILAAALAGILATHNPIRTSMRVLVAPGAEFWLGTDNLGRDLWSRVVYGARISLLVGVSSTLMGAVTGGLIGLVSGYVGGKTDLIAQRLMDIMQALPILVLALVMAAALGPSLINTIIAISVVIAPRAARVVRASVLAIREFAFIEAARALGVSHSRVAFLHILPNTFGPFVVLVTAQVGGAILAEAALSFLGLGIPEPYPSWGRMLSIAAAEYAQKAPWLVIYPGLAISVAVFGTNLLGDALRDTLDPRLRGS